CGTGCGGCGCAAGTCGGCGAGCTCGGCCTTGTCGGCGCCCTTGCGTGGAATCAGGATGAGGTCGGCACGGTTCAGTGCACCGATGGCCTGGAGCGTGAGATGCTCGGGATGGCCGGTGCCGATGCCAATCAGCATCAGCTCGACCGTGGAAACGGCATCCATCGGCGGGCCTGCGGGCAATCGACCGGCGCGTGATCAGGCTGCGTGGTGCAGACGCCGCGTCAGCAGCACCGACCCGCCCTGTCCTGCCCGCCCGCGCAGTCCCTTGGCTGCCGCCAGCACGGCCAGGTCGACCAGCGGCTCCAGCAGCACGACCGTCATGTAGGCGGCGCCGAAGCTGCCCACGGCTTGCAGCGTCTCAGCCCCGAAGCCACGGCCGTAGATGGTCCAGAAAGCGACCCAGGTGACGATCCCTCCCTGGAACACCACCGACATCTTCAGCACATGCACGTAGCCCAGCTCGACATAGGGAAGCCTGGCCGGCAGCACCCGCCTGGCCACCGCCTGCATGGCGAACAGCGCGGCCAGCAAGGTGGTGACGTTCATGCCGTACTGCGGCAGGTCTTGCGGCTCGAAGAAGAGGCTCTGCAGCGCCAGCCCCGCGGCCAGGCCGATGGCGGTGGGCGCCGCGCCCAGAATCAGGAACAGCGACGAGCCCAGGATCAGGTGAACCTCGGACACGCCGACCGGCGCGTGCGGGAACACCTCGAAGAAGACGAAGACCAGCATGGCGGCGAGCACGCTGCGCAGCAGCAGCGAGCCCGCACCCTCCTCGCGAATGTGGTTCAGGGACAGCTTCACTGCATAGAGCGCGCAGGCGCTCGCCGTGGCATAGGACAGCAGGATCTTGCTGCCGTCGACGATTCCGGGTTCCATGTGCATGGCGGGGCTCCGTAGGGTGAGTGCAGTCCGCTGCGCGGAGCTGCAAGGGGGTGGATGGGAGGGAACGAGAAATGCGATGTCAGGTGGTCGGCGGATTGCCCGGTTCGGCGCGTGTCGGCCGGAACCTTCGATCGTAGTCGCCGGCATAGAGGCGGCTTTCGGCGAAGCCTTCTGCGGCCAGGGCGGGGCCGACGAGTATCAGCGCGGTGCGTTCCACGCCCTCGCCCATCGTCGCCTCGATGGTGGCCAAGGTCGCGCGGAAGATCTGCTCGTCCGGCCAGCTTGCGCGATAGACCACGGCAACCGGACATTCGGCGCCATAGAACGGCACCAACTCTGCAACCACCTCGGCCAGCTTGTGGATGGACAGGTGCAAGGCGAGCGTGGCTCCGGTGGCGGCGAAGCCAGCCAGGGTCTCGCACGAAGGCATGGGCGACGCGCGGCCGGATGTGCGCGTCAGCACCACCGACTGCGCCAGGCCCGGCAGCGTGAGTTCGGCACCCAGCGCGGCCGCCGCGGCGGCGAACGAGGGCACGCCGGGCGTGACCGTGTAGGGGATGCCGACGGCCCGCAGACGGCGCAACTGCTCGCCCATCGCCGACCACACGGACAGATCGCCCGAATGCAGCCGCGCCACGTCCTGCCCTGCTGCATGGGCGGCGACGAATTCGGCGACGATGGCATCGAGATCGAGTGGCGCGGTGTTGACGATGCGTGCACCGGGTGGACAATGCGCCAGGATTTCTTCGGGCACCAGCGAGCCGGCATAGAGGCAGACAGGGCAGCGGCCGATCAGGTCGCGCCCGCGCAGGGTCAACAGGTCTGGCGCACCGGGGCCGGCGCCTATGAAGTGGATGGTCATGGTCGAAACTCCGGTTGTTGTGTTCGCGCGGCGATCGCGCAGGTGGCAAGGCGGTCGGTCGACACCACGCGCGGATGAAGCAACGTTGCACCCGGACCGGCGTGCAGCAGGGCTGCCGCCAGGGCCGCGGCTTCGGCGGTGCTGCCGCTGCCGCGCAGCGCACGCACCCGGGCGTGGTCGGTCAGGGTGACGGTGGCGTTCATGCGCGCAGCCTCCACGGCGCACACCGGCACGCCCAGTTCCTCGGCCAGCGCACGCAGGCACGGTGCATCGGTCTTGTCTTGCGCAGCGGCGAGCAAGGCCATCGACTGCACCGGCACCGCGGGTTGCAAGGCCGCGGCCGCGTGCGCCAATGCGTCGCGCAGCGATGCCAGCGTCGCGCCGCTTCTGAAACCGAAACCCGCCACCATCATCGCGTCGCACTCCATTGCACGATCGGGTAGGAAGCGCGCCAGGCGCGCCGCGTCCCCAATGGCGCGGCCTCCGCCAGCTCGATGCGTGTCAGGCTGCCGCCGGCGCGCGCGTGCCAGTCGCTCAGCAGTGCTTCGGATTCCAGTGTCACTGCATGGGCCACCACGCGGCAGCCTTGCGGAAGCAAGCGCCACAGATGCGACAGCATGGCGTCGCTGAGGCCGCCGCCGATGAAGACAGCATCCGGTGGCGGCAGGCCGGCCAAGGCTTCGGGTGCGCTGCCTGTCACCAATGCGAGCCGATCGACGCCCAGCCGGTCGGCGTTGGCACGCAGCCGCATCGCGCGTTCGGGGTCGCCCTCGATGGCGACGGCCTCGCACCTCGGATGCCTCAGCAGCCATTCGATGCCGATCGACCCGGAGCCCGCACCGATGTCCCACAGCCGCTCGCCGGGCCGCGGTGCCAGGGCGCACAACGCCAGCGCGCGCACCTTCTGCTTCGTGAGCTGGCCGTCGTGCGCAAAGGCGTCGTCCGGCAGGCCCGTGCTGCACGGCATGGCCATGCCCGTTCCGGCCAACTGCAGGGCCACGGCCACCGGATGCCGCACATCGGCCAGGTCGAAGGCGGACGCAGTGACGTCGCGCCGCCGCTCGTGCGGGCCACCCAGTGCTTCGAGCACGCTCATCGCGCTGGCGCCGAAATCGTTGTCGACGAGGTAGCGCGCGAGCGCCGTCACTGCCGCACCGTCGCGCAGCAGCAGCAACAGCCGCTCGCCCGTGTGCAGGTGCGGTCGCAGACGCGCCAGCGGCGCCGCGTGCAGACCCAGGCAGGTCAAGTGCTCCAGCGGCCAACCCAGGCGCGCAGCCGCCAGGCCGAATGTCGATGCAGCAGGCAAGGCATGCCATTCGTGCGCGGCCAGATGGCGCGTCACCGAGCTGCCCGCGCCGAACCAGAACGGATCGCCCGAGGCCAGCATCGCCACGCGGCGGCCGCGCTGCGCCAGTAGGATCGGGATGCCATCGGCGAACGGCACCGGCCATTCGAGCCGCTCGGCGCGCAGATGTGGCAACAACGCCAGATGCCGGGCGCTGCCGGCCACCAGTTCGGCCGCATCGAGTGCCGCGCGGCTGGCGGAAGGCAGGCCCTTCCACCCGTCTTCGCCGAGCCCGATGATCGTCAACCACGGGGTAACTTCAGTGAATTCAGCCATGCGCAATGTCCTGGTCCTGGGCGGCACGCTCGAAGCGAGCGCGCTGGCGCGGGCGCTCGCCGAAAGGGGCGAACGCGCCGTGCTGTCCTATGCCGGCCGGGTGGCCCAGCCCAAGGCGCAGCCCATCGCCGTGCGCGTGGGTGGCTTCGGCGGCGTGAACGGCCTGGTGCGCCATCTGCGCGAAGAGCAGGTGACGCACGTCGTGGACGCCACCCATCCCTTCGCTGCGCGCATGAGCGCGAACGCGGTCGCGGCTTGCGCGGAGTGCGGCCTGCCCTTGCTGGCCTTGACTCGCCCCGGCTGGCAGGCAGGTCCCGGCGACCGCTGGCAGCCCGTGCCCGACCTGCCCGCGGCTGTGGCCGCGCTGAAGGGGCCACCGCGGCGCGTGATGCTGGCCTTGGGCCGCATGCACTTGTCTGCCTTCGCGGCACAGCCGCAGCACCACTACATCCTGCGGCTGGTCGACCTGCCCGAGCTGCGGCCGCCCTTGCCGCAACACACGGTCATCGTCTCGCGCGGACCCTTCGACCTGGAAGGCGACATCGCCCTGCTGCGCGCGCAGCGCGTGGACATCCTGGTCTGCAAGAACGCCGGCGGCACCGGTGCCGAGGCCAAGCTGCACGCTGCCCGCGAACTCGAACTGCCGATCGTGATGGTGGCGCGGCCACCGCTGCCCGCGCGGCAGGAAGCGACGCGCGTGGCCGAGGTGCTGCTGTGGCTGGAGGCGGCGCATCATGCGCCCGCCTCGCGCGGCGCCGAGCGCGGCGTGTAGACCCAGGGTCCGCCCTCGCGGGCAATGACCCGCGTCAGGCTGGAGCCGACGATGACGACGGTACGCATGTCGGCCATTTCGGGCTCTGCATCTTGCAGTGCGACCACGCGGATGGTCTCGTCGGGCGTGGACACGGCACGGGCGAAGATCACCGGACGCGCCGGGCTTCCCGCCGCGCCGCAGGCTTCGCGAAGGACGGCCAGCGTTCGGGCGAAGCCGCTCGGGCGAGACACGGAGCGCGGGTTGTAGAAAGCCATCGCGAAATCGGCCTGCACCGCCAGCCGCAGACGGCGTTCCACCAGGGTCCAGGGCTTCAGGTTGTCCGACAGGTTGATGGCGCAGAAATCGTGGCCCAGCGGCGCTCCGGCGCGCGCGGCGGCAGCCAGCATCGCGGTGATTCCGGGCAACACGCGCACGTCCAGCAGGCGCCATGCAGCATCGCCCGCCTCCGCCGCCTCGAACACCGCGGAGGCCATCGCGAACACACCCGGGTCGCCCGACGACACCACCACCACGCGCCGGCCTTCGGCGGCCAGGCGCAGCGCGTGGGCGGCGCGTTCCAGCTCGACGCGGTTGTCGCTCGCGTGCAGCCTGAGTCCGGCGCGCGGCGCCACCCGCGCCACATAGGGGATGTAGCCGACCACGTCGGTGGCATCGGCCAGGGCCGCGCTCACCTCGGGCGTCACGCAGCCATCGGCGCCCGGGCCGAGTCCGGCGATGACCAGCCAGCCCGCTGCATGCGTCGGCACGCTCATCAGGCGACCTCCGTGCTGCGCACTGCGGTGCGAGCGCCTTCGGGCGGCCGGGCGGCGCTCATGGCCGCCGTCCTTGCCCATGCACCAGCACGATCGAAAAGTAGGGCGTGACGCGGCCTTCGGCCTCCGCAAGCCGCATTACCTTCTGACCCGGCATGGTGGCGAACTCGACCAGCCAGGCGTCTTGCAGGCGACCCGCCGCCGTCAATGCACGGCGCACCTTGTCGATGTGGCGACCGATCTTCATCACGACCAACGCTTCACTGTCGGCCATGTGGCGGGCGAGCCGCGCTTCGGGCAGCGTGCCCATCAGCACGGTCAACACGTCGTCGCCCCAAGTGATGGGCTGGCCGGTGGCCGTCCATGCGCCCGACATGCCGGTGATCGCCGGCACCACCTGCACCGGGTGGGTCTCGATCAGCCGGGTGTAGAGGTGCATGAACGAGCCATAGAAGAACGGATCGCCCTCGCACAGCACGACCACGTCGTGGCCGGCGTCCGACAGCGCCCGCAGCTGCGACGCGCACTCGGCATAGAAGGCGGACAGCAGCTGGTTGTAGGCCGGATCGTCCACCGGGATCTCGGTGGTGACGGGGTATTCCATCGCGTGTTCCGTCACCGCTTCGGGCAGCAGATCGTCCACGATGCGGCGCGCCTGCCCGGGCCGGCCGGCCTTGCGAAAGTAGGCGACATGGGTCGCGCGCTGCAACAGCCGGTGCGCGCGCACGGTCATCAGGTCCGGGTCCCCGGGGCCCAGGCCCAGTCCGTACAGGGTGCCGCGCGGGTTCATTCCAGACGACTCCCCAGCGCGTTGATCGCCGCCACCGTGATGGCACTGCCGCCCAGGCGTCCGGCCACGATGCAACAGGGCGCAGGCTGTTCGGCCCACAGCGCGTCTTTCGATTCCGCCGCGCCGACGAAGCCGACCGGACAACCGATGATCGCCGCGGGCCGCGGGCAGGCCGGATCCTGCAGCATGTTCAGCAGGTGGAACAAGGCCGTCGGTGCATTGCCGATGGCCACCACGGCGCCCTGCAGCCGAGGTCGCCACAGTTCCAGCGCGGCGGCAGACCGGGTGGTCGACATGGCCGCGGCCAGACCGGGCACCTCCGGGTCGTGCAAGGTGCACACCACCTCGTTGCCGCCCGGCATGCGCGAGCGGGTCACGCCTTCGCTGACCATGCGTGCATCGCACAGGATGGGTGCACCGGCCGCCAGCGCCGCCCGCGCCGCGCGGGTGAAGCCGGGCTGGAAGCGCAACTGCGCTTCCAGCCCGATCAGGCCGGCCGCGTGGATCATGCGCACCGCGACGGGCTCGTCGTCGGCATCGAAGCGCGAGAGATCGGCCTCGGCCCGGATCATGGCGAAAGAGCGACGGTAGATTTCCGCGCCATCGGTTTCAAAGACGTGCATCAGGGCATTCCGATGAGTGAGCACAAGGCTTCAGGGGACAGTCGGGTCTGCACGGGCGCGTCCCAGGCGCATCCGCCGCGCACGAGATCGAAGGCGCCGTTGCGGCCCACCAAAGTGGCATCGGCCGGGCGCGCACGTGCGCAACCCTTGGCGCAGCCGGACACGTGCAGGCTGCGGGGTGCACCGGTGCCGGCCGCTGCCAGCCCCGAAGCAAGTGCACGGGCGACCGCATGGGTCGCCACCGTTGCCGAGGCACACGAAGGCGCGCCGGGGCAGGCATCGACGCGCAGCAAGGGATCGCCGGCCACGGTGATGAAAGCCTTCGCATCGCACCACCGCCCGCCTTCCAGGACCAGGGCGCGATGCGGCGTCAGGCGCAGCCCCACGGCGCCGCTGTCGCGCAACAGCGTGGCGAGGGCCGCCGCCTCGATCTGTCCGAAAGGCACGCCGTAAACCGGTCCGAGCGAGGACATGCCGGGTGTGGGCAGCGAGGCCGAGGCGGCCGCGGGTTCGAGCGGCTGCGGGCCGTCGGCCCAACTGAAGATCTGCTGATGGCGACGCATTCGCCGCGATGCCGGTTCGACCCCGTTGGCCGTCGCCGCAAACCAATCGGCCATCGCCAATGCCGCATCCACCGCACCGGCGCGGGACACGGGATGTCCGGCCACGGCGCCGTCGGCGCGCACCAGCAGGCCACCCGAGCGGGCCCGCTCGATACGCACGTCGGCCGGGGCCGCGGCCAGGACCGGCGCCGGCCCCGCATCCACCGCGAACCCGAACTTGGGCGGCAGCGCGGGCAGTTCGTTCAGGCGCGACAACAATTCCGTGGCGATGCCTTCGGTGTCATCGCCCGCTTGCCAGCAAGGCGCCACGAGAACCAGCGGCCAGGCTTCTCGCGTGGCGTCCGCATCGGCCAGGCCGAGGGCGCAGAGTGCATCGATCACCGCGCCATGGGCGTCGGGCGTCACGCCACGCAACTGCAGGTTGGCACGATGGGTCAGGTCGATGAGCCCCGAGCCCAGGCGCCCGGCCAGCTCGCACAACCCGAGGGCCTGCGCGCTCGTCAAGCGCGCCAGCTGCGGCCGCACCCGCACCAGCAGGCCATCGCCGGATGCCATGGCGCGATGCGCGCCGGGGCACCAGCCCTTGGCGGCAGGGCGCAGCCGATCGGCGAGCAGCACGGTGGGCGCTGGGTGAGCTGCATGGGACATGGTTCTACTTTGCTCGTCGGGGTCACTCGGGTCGGCTGGCGAGGCGATGTTCCGCGCCCCAGCGCTGCGCCCAGACGGCGCAGCGGCCGATGGCGCGCGCGGCTTCGTCGAAATCGATGATGACGACATGCCGCGGGGCCTCGGGTGCCGCCGGCTGCTCCAGCGTCCGGCCATCGGTCAGCAGCCAGAGCCAGGATTCGGCCGGGCCGTCGCGACGTTCGGCGCGGCGCAGCAGCTTGTCGGCCTGTGCCAGGGCATGCGCCAGCGGCGTGCCCCCGCCACCGCCCAGCGCTCGAACCTTTTCCCTGCAAGACGCGCGTGCCCGGCCGGGCGGCAGCCGCAGCTCGACGCCCTGGCCGCCGAAGCTCAGCATGGCCACGCTGTCGCCGGCGCGCGCTGCCTGCTCGATCAGCCAGGTGGCGTGCCCCTTGGCCAGCGCCAGTCGCCCGCGCTGGCGCATCGAGCCGGAGGTGTCGAGCACGATCAGGTGCAGGCGCGCCGGTTGCACCGAGCGCTGGCTGTAGCGCAGATGCCCGCCTTGCAAAGGCTGCGGGCCCTTCGCCAGCAGAGTGGGCACCCATGCGATGGCAGCCCGCGAAGGGCCGGCATCCGCATGTGCAGGCGGCGCCAGCAATGGCTGCCGAACTGGATTCAGCCACCGCAGACCTCCGCGCCCGGCGCGCATGAGGCGGCTGCGGTGGCTCACGCTTTTTTTGCGGGCCACCCTCCTTCGGGCAGCACGCGGGCAGTGGCCTCGGGAATCGGCGGCAGCGCACCCCAGTCGCCCATGGGGGAACTGTTGGCGGATGGTGCGGAACTGCCGGTGGATGCCGGCGCCGCCTGCCGCATGTCGGCTTTTGGCTCTGGCGCCGGGCTGCTCCTGCCCTCCTCCCGTCGATGGGCCAATGCCAGTTCCGCCACCGCGTCGACATCGTCCGTCGTGACTTCGGTGCGGCCCTCGAATGCAGCGAGCGCACGCGCCGCTCTCAGCATCACCAGGTCGGCCCGCATGCCGTCCACGCCAGCCGCGAGCGCGCATTCCGCGGCGCGCTGCAGCACGGCATCCGACCACGCCAGGCGGGCCAGCCCGGCGCTGGCTGCAATCACCGCCGCAGCCAGGCGGGCCTGCTCACCGGCATGTGCGTCGGCCACCCCAAGCGGGTCTTCGTCGAAGCGCAAACGCGCGCGCACGATCGCCATCCGCTGCCCGGCTTCGCTCGGGTTGGCCAGCGCCACCGACAGGCCGAAACGATCCAGCAACTGGGGGCGCAGTTCGCCTTCCTCGGGATTCATGGTTCCGACCAGCACGAAGCGTGCGGCGTGCTGTTGCGAAATGCCGTCGCGCTCGACGGTGTTCACGCCGCTGGCGGCGACATCGAGCAACGCGTCGACCAGCGCGTCGGGCAGCAGGTTGACTTCATCGACGTACAGCACGCCATGGTGGGCGCGCGTCAAGAGGCCCGGCGCCAGGCGCAGCCGCCCATCGCGGAGCACGTCCTCGACGTCCAGCGTTCCCACCAGCTGCTCGACGGTGGCGGACAGCGGCAAGGTGACGAAGGGCGCAGCCGATGAAGCGGGCGTAGGCGGCAGTAACGCGGCCAGGGCCCGCGCCGCGGTCGACTTCGCGGTGCCGCGCGGTCCGCTGATGAGCACGCCGCCGATACCGGGGTCGATGGCCGCGAGCAACAGCGCGCGTTGCAGCAGGGGTTGACCGATCAGCGCACTGAAGGGGAAGGGTCGTGCGACCGGCCGGCTCGAGCTTCGGGCCGGCGATCGCTTCGGTGGAATGGGGTGTCATCAGAGTGGCCCTTCGCCGTGGTCCTCGAGCCGGCGCTCCAGCGCCAGAAGGTGGTGTTCGATGCGTTCGCGGTGGTCGCCGGCTTCTTGCCACAAGCCGCGCCGCATGGCGTCCAGCAGGCGCTCGCCAATGCTGCGCAGGGCCAGCGGGTTGTGCCGCTGCAGGAACTCGCGCATCTTGTCGTCGTGCAGGTAGGCATCGGCCACCAGCGCGTACTGGTGATCGCCGACCACGCCCGTGGTGGCGCTGTACGCGAACAGGTTGTCCACGGTGGTGGCGATCTCCGCCGCGCCCTTGTAGCCGTGCCGCCGCACGCCGTCCAGCCACTTCGGGTTGACGGCGCGCGATCGCACCACGCGCGCGACCTCTTCGCGCAAGCTGCGGATGCGCGGCGACCCCGGCACGCTGAAATCGCCGTGGTAGAGCGCAGCCGGTGCGCCCGCCAGATGCGCCACGGCGGCCGCCATCCCGCCCTGGAACTGGGCGTGGTCGGCAGCGTCGAGCACGTCGTGCTCGCGGTTGTCCTGGTTGTGCAGCACCGCATCGAGTTGCCCCAGACGCTGCTCGAACGAGGCGCGCGCGGCAACGCCGTGTTCGCCCTGCCCATAGGCAAAGGCACCGGCCTGCAGATAGGCCTGGGCGATGTCGGCGCTGTGTTGCCACTGGCCGCTGTCCAGCACCTCCTGCACACCCACGCCGTAGCCGCCCGGACGCGGGCCGAACACACGCCACGTGGCCTGGCGCCGCGCCTGGTCGACGGATTGGCCGGCCGCCAGGGCCTCGGCGGCCTCGCGCCGTACGCGGGCACGGATCGGGTTCACCTCGTCGGATTCATCGTCTTCGCTGATCGCGGCCACGGCGCGCACGGCCGTGTCGAAAAGGTCGATCACGTTGGGAAAGGCATCGCGGAAGAAGCCCGACACGCGCAGAGTCACGTCCACACGCGGCCGATGGCGGACAGCCATCGGCAGCACTTCGATGTCGATCACGCGCGCGCTGCCGTCGGCCCACTTCGGCCGCACGCCCAGCAGCGCGAAGGCCTGCGCCACGTCTTCGCCGCCGGTGCGCATGGTGCTGGTGCCCCAGACGGACAAGCCCACCTCGCCAGGCATCGCGCCGTGGTCTTGCAGGTGGCGCTCGATCAGTCGTTCCGCCGCGGCCGCACCCATGGCGTAGGCCGTGGGCGTGGGCACGGCGCGGGTGTCGACGCTGTAGAAATTGCGTCCGGTGGGCAGCACATCGGGCCGGCCGCGCGACGGCGCGCCGCTCGGGCCAGGGGGCACGAAGCGCCCGGACAGACCTCGCAGCAATTGCGTCATTTCCTGGGGGCCGCAGGCATCGAGGCGAGGGGCCAGCACCTGCTTCAGGCGCTGCAGCACCGGTGCCGCATGCGGCCAGTCATGGGCATCGAAGGCATCATGCGCAGTGCCCGCCGGAGTGTCGCCGGACACCGCCTGCACCGCCACCAGGCGCGCTGCCAGCAGTTCCAGCCGCTCGCGCGTGTGGCCGGCGTGGCGCCATGCCTCGGCACTGATCTCTTGCAACACCTTCGGACGCGGACCGTGCCACGGCGCGGCCCAGTCCGGCCCCAGAGCGCTGAAGCCGTCCGCGCCCTCCACGCCAAGGTCTTGCGCCAGTGCGACCAACAGGCTCTTCTGACTGGCGGCCGTGCCGCCTGGAAAACGCGCCAGCGCCAGCAGCGTGTCGATGCGCTGGCGGCCCTGCGGCGAACGCCCCAGAACATGCAAGCCGTCACGGATCTGGGATTCCTTGATCTCGCAAAGATAGGCGTCCAGCCCCTTCAACAGGCTCTCCCGGGCACTCTCGTCGGTCGACCGCGCGAACCCCAGTTCCTCGTGCAAGCCTTCGCGCACGGTGCGTCCGAGGATGTCCTCGCGCAGCAGCCGCGCGCGTCGCGGATCGAGCGACAGGGCTTCGTAGTACTCGTCCATCTGCCGCTCCAGCTGCTGCAACGGGCCATAGGTCTCGGCGCGCGTCATCGCCGGCATCAGGTGGTCGATGATCACGGCCTGGGTGCGCCGTTTTGCCTGGCTCCCTTCGCCCGGGTCGTTCACGATGAAAGGATAGAGATGCGGCAGCGGGCCCAGGATGGCGTCGGGCCAGCACGCCTCGCTCAGTGCCACGCTCTTGCCCGGCAGCCACTCGAGATTGCCGTGCGTGCCCACATGCACCATCGCGTCGACCGCAAAGGCGCGGCGCAGCCAGAAGTAGAAGGCCAGGTAGTTGTGGGGCGGCACCAGGTCCGCGTCGTGGTAGGTGGCCGCCAGGTCCACGGCACGCCCGCGCGCCGGCTGAATACCGACGAAGACGTGGCCGAAGCGCAGGCCGGCAATCGTGAAGCGCCCGCTGCGCAGCGACGGCTCTTGCTCGGGCGCGCCCCACCGGGCGTTGACCGCCGCCCTGCTGTCGGCGGGCAATCGATTGAAATCTTCCAGGTAGTCGGCCAGGGAAAAGCTCTGCGCGGCGGGTCGGCCGCCGTTGGCGTCGCTGTTGTTGGTGATGCCGCGCAACAGCGCCGCGATCAGGGCGTCGCCGCTGGCGGGCAGATCCCCGGTCAGGTACCCCGCGGCCTGCAGTTCCTGCAACACGACCACGGTCGACGCCGGCGTGTCCAGCCCGACGCCGTTGGCGATGCGCGCATCGTCGATCGGATAGTTGGCCAGGATCAGCGCGATCCGCTTGTCGGCGTTGGGCTTGTCGCGCAGCACGCACCAGCGGCGTGCGAGTTCGGCCACGAAGGCCATTCGGCCGGGCTCGGCCTGGTAGCGAAGCACGTCGAGCTCGGTGTGCTCGCAGCGCCAGGCCATGCCCTTGAAACTGATGGCGCGCGTGAGGATGCGCCCATCCACCTCGGGCAGTACCACCTGCATGGCCAGATCGCGCGGCGCCAGGCCGTGCGGGTCGGCCAGCCATTGCTCCTGCGTGCCGCCGGCGGTAATGAGCTGCAGCACGGGGGCGTCCCCGGCCAGCGTGGCCAGCGACATGTCGCCGTCGCCTGCGCTCCCATCGTCGCGGCCGTCGATCGACGCCACCGCGAAGCTGGTCGCGTTCAGCACGATCGCCACGCGGTGTTCCGCGACCAAGGCCTGCACCGCGGCGTGGCTGTCGGCGTTCTTGAGCGAATCCACGGCGAGGGCCACCGCGTTCAA
The Variovorax paradoxus genome window above contains:
- a CDS encoding energy-coupling factor ABC transporter permease — its product is MHMEPGIVDGSKILLSYATASACALYAVKLSLNHIREEGAGSLLLRSVLAAMLVFVFFEVFPHAPVGVSEVHLILGSSLFLILGAAPTAIGLAAGLALQSLFFEPQDLPQYGMNVTTLLAALFAMQAVARRVLPARLPYVELGYVHVLKMSVVFQGGIVTWVAFWTIYGRGFGAETLQAVGSFGAAYMTVVLLEPLVDLAVLAAAKGLRGRAGQGGSVLLTRRLHHAA
- the cobM gene encoding precorrin-4 C(11)-methyltransferase, coding for MTIHFIGAGPGAPDLLTLRGRDLIGRCPVCLYAGSLVPEEILAHCPPGARIVNTAPLDLDAIVAEFVAAHAAGQDVARLHSGDLSVWSAMGEQLRRLRAVGIPYTVTPGVPSFAAAAAALGAELTLPGLAQSVVLTRTSGRASPMPSCETLAGFAATGATLALHLSIHKLAEVVAELVPFYGAECPVAVVYRASWPDEQIFRATLATIEATMGEGVERTALILVGPALAAEGFAESRLYAGDYDRRFRPTRAEPGNPPTT
- a CDS encoding cobalamin biosynthesis protein encodes the protein MECDAMMVAGFGFRSGATLASLRDALAHAAAALQPAVPVQSMALLAAAQDKTDAPCLRALAEELGVPVCAVEAARMNATVTLTDHARVRALRGSGSTAEAAALAAALLHAGPGATLLHPRVVSTDRLATCAIAARTQQPEFRP
- the cbiE gene encoding precorrin-6y C5,15-methyltransferase (decarboxylating) subunit CbiE — protein: MAEFTEVTPWLTIIGLGEDGWKGLPSASRAALDAAELVAGSARHLALLPHLRAERLEWPVPFADGIPILLAQRGRRVAMLASGDPFWFGAGSSVTRHLAAHEWHALPAASTFGLAAARLGWPLEHLTCLGLHAAPLARLRPHLHTGERLLLLLRDGAAVTALARYLVDNDFGASAMSVLEALGGPHERRRDVTASAFDLADVRHPVAVALQLAGTGMAMPCSTGLPDDAFAHDGQLTKQKVRALALCALAPRPGERLWDIGAGSGSIGIEWLLRHPRCEAVAIEGDPERAMRLRANADRLGVDRLALVTGSAPEALAGLPPPDAVFIGGGLSDAMLSHLWRLLPQGCRVVAHAVTLESEALLSDWHARAGGSLTRIELAEAAPLGTRRAWRASYPIVQWSATR
- a CDS encoding cobalt-precorrin-6A reductase, giving the protein MRNVLVLGGTLEASALARALAERGERAVLSYAGRVAQPKAQPIAVRVGGFGGVNGLVRHLREEQVTHVVDATHPFAARMSANAVAACAECGLPLLALTRPGWQAGPGDRWQPVPDLPAAVAALKGPPRRVMLALGRMHLSAFAAQPQHHYILRLVDLPELRPPLPQHTVIVSRGPFDLEGDIALLRAQRVDILVCKNAGGTGAEAKLHAARELELPIVMVARPPLPARQEATRVAEVLLWLEAAHHAPASRGAERGV
- the cobJ gene encoding precorrin-3B C(17)-methyltransferase; this translates as MSVPTHAAGWLVIAGLGPGADGCVTPEVSAALADATDVVGYIPYVARVAPRAGLRLHASDNRVELERAAHALRLAAEGRRVVVVSSGDPGVFAMASAVFEAAEAGDAAWRLLDVRVLPGITAMLAAAARAGAPLGHDFCAINLSDNLKPWTLVERRLRLAVQADFAMAFYNPRSVSRPSGFARTLAVLREACGAAGSPARPVIFARAVSTPDETIRVVALQDAEPEMADMRTVVIVGSSLTRVIAREGGPWVYTPRSAPREAGA
- a CDS encoding precorrin-2 C(20)-methyltransferase; amino-acid sequence: MNPRGTLYGLGLGPGDPDLMTVRAHRLLQRATHVAYFRKAGRPGQARRIVDDLLPEAVTEHAMEYPVTTEIPVDDPAYNQLLSAFYAECASQLRALSDAGHDVVVLCEGDPFFYGSFMHLYTRLIETHPVQVVPAITGMSGAWTATGQPITWGDDVLTVLMGTLPEARLARHMADSEALVVMKIGRHIDKVRRALTAAGRLQDAWLVEFATMPGQKVMRLAEAEGRVTPYFSIVLVHGQGRRP
- a CDS encoding precorrin-8X methylmutase, which translates into the protein MHVFETDGAEIYRRSFAMIRAEADLSRFDADDEPVAVRMIHAAGLIGLEAQLRFQPGFTRAARAALAAGAPILCDARMVSEGVTRSRMPGGNEVVCTLHDPEVPGLAAAMSTTRSAAALELWRPRLQGAVVAIGNAPTALFHLLNMLQDPACPRPAAIIGCPVGFVGAAESKDALWAEQPAPCCIVAGRLGGSAITVAAINALGSRLE
- a CDS encoding vWA domain-containing protein; this encodes MPTLLAKGPQPLQGGHLRYSQRSVQPARLHLIVLDTSGSMRQRGRLALAKGHATWLIEQAARAGDSVAMLSFGGQGVELRLPPGRARASCREKVRALGGGGGTPLAHALAQADKLLRRAERRDGPAESWLWLLTDGRTLEQPAAPEAPRHVVIIDFDEAARAIGRCAVWAQRWGAEHRLASRPE
- a CDS encoding ATP-binding protein; its protein translation is MLLAAIDPGIGGVLISGPRGTAKSTAARALAALLPPTPASSAAPFVTLPLSATVEQLVGTLDVEDVLRDGRLRLAPGLLTRAHHGVLYVDEVNLLPDALVDALLDVAASGVNTVERDGISQQHAARFVLVGTMNPEEGELRPQLLDRFGLSVALANPSEAGQRMAIVRARLRFDEDPLGVADAHAGEQARLAAAVIAASAGLARLAWSDAVLQRAAECALAAGVDGMRADLVMLRAARALAAFEGRTEVTTDDVDAVAELALAHRREEGRSSPAPEPKADMRQAAPASTGSSAPSANSSPMGDWGALPPIPEATARVLPEGGWPAKKA